The Pseudofrankia inefficax genome window below encodes:
- a CDS encoding lantibiotic dehydratase — MIAVSALQWSSPGPFRSHQRAKTPIKATARLGGDGVSRSDSGSRPGPRMWRRGGRRGARLSCHPASSRGCPPTAVPAGVRYRRTILSPPRWLLDATQYPGGRAPDAAWEKALADWRGVLASPRPCRARRPPRAPARRSPSPGPPAPVAQPSSARWTAGTVRDRVARPTRLDRARPRTTLTADPRRTEPRPGGAQTPAVRPLAAAALNLPAVSRVVAARFYSHPARLLAPATPADPARLVRLDRNRARQPHGARSLGNWWPGIYEPEPPRSAATGAMDVGHALFTADSFGVLSLAAVGGGSASVSCRWCSPAPSRSGGLEWYAPGDRFDCVCIDRPLPRDVLSEKLTSSAKRWPCCCAPTSRPAARYSAATGPPQPTPTGPTPATQPTGHLASLPARARR, encoded by the coding sequence ATGATCGCCGTTTCGGCCCTCCAGTGGTCGTCGCCGGGGCCGTTCCGTAGCCATCAGAGGGCCAAAACACCGATCAAGGCGACAGCCAGACTTGGCGGCGACGGCGTCAGCCGGTCGGACTCGGGATCGCGCCCTGGACCGAGGATGTGGCGGCGCGGCGGGCGACGCGGCGCGCGCCTCAGCTGCCACCCAGCGTCATCACGTGGCTGCCCCCCGACTGCCGTACCTGCCGGGGTCCGCTACCGGCGCACGATCCTGTCTCCACCGCGGTGGCTACTCGACGCCACCCAGTACCCCGGCGGCCGCGCGCCCGACGCCGCGTGGGAGAAGGCGCTTGCCGACTGGCGGGGAGTGCTGGCGAGTCCCAGACCATGTCGCGCTCGTCGACCACCACGGGCGCCAGCCCGTCGATCTCCGTCACCCGGTCCACCGGCACCTGTCGCGCAGCCGTCTTCAGCTCGCTGGACAGCTGGAACTGTGCGAGACCGCGTCGCCCGACCAACTCGGCTGGATCGGGCACGCCCACGAACTACTCTTACCGCTGACCCACGTCGAACGGAACCTCGTCCCGGCGGCGCTCAGACGCCAGCAGTGAGACCGTTGGCGGCCGCCGCGCTCAACCTTCCGGCGGTCTCGCGGGTCGTCGCGGCCCGGTTCTACTCCCATCCGGCTCGCCTGCTGGCGCCTGCGACTCCAGCCGACCCGGCCAGACTCGTCCGCCTGGATCGAAACCGTGCTCGACAGCCTCACGGCGCAAGGTCCCTGGGGAACTGGTGGCCCGGGATCTACGAGCCGGAACCGCCGCGTTCGGCGGCGACGGGGGCCATGGACGTCGGACACGCGCTGTTCACTGCCGACAGCTTTGGCGTCCTTAGTCTGGCCGCTGTGGGTGGGGGCTCGGCCTCCGTGAGCTGTCGCTGGTGCTCACCAGCGCCTTCGCGCTCTGGCGGTCTGGAGTGGTACGCACCCGGCGACCGGTTCGACTGTGTCTGCATTGATCGACCGCTGCCCCGCGATGTCCTCAGCGAGAAACTCACCTCCTCTGCTAAACGCTGGCCGTGCTGCTGCGCGCCGACCTCACGGCCGGCGGCCCGGTATTCGGCGGCAACGGGCCCGCCGCAGCCCACGCCAACTGGACCGACGCCCGCGACACAGCCAACCGGACACTTGGCTAGCCTTCCCGCCCGCGCCCGGCGCTGA
- a CDS encoding group I truncated hemoglobin: MSIYDSIGGAPAVQAAVEDFYTRVLADPGLAPFFTDTDLARLKSHQRSFIAAAIGGSEIYAGRDMAAAHAGLNITDADFDAVVGHLVETLTGLGVPAETIGQIGGALAPLRGDIVTAAPAESAG, translated from the coding sequence ATGAGCATCTACGACTCGATCGGCGGGGCACCGGCCGTCCAGGCAGCCGTCGAGGACTTCTACACCCGCGTGCTGGCCGACCCGGGTCTCGCGCCCTTCTTCACGGACACCGACCTGGCCCGGCTGAAGTCACACCAGCGGTCCTTCATCGCCGCGGCGATCGGCGGTTCGGAGATCTACGCCGGCCGGGACATGGCCGCCGCCCACGCCGGTCTGAACATCACCGACGCCGACTTCGACGCCGTGGTCGGCCACCTGGTCGAGACGCTGACCGGGCTGGGCGTGCCGGCGGAGACGATCGGCCAGATCGGCGGCGCGCTCGCGCCCCTGCGCGGCGACATCGTCACCGCCGCCCCGGCCGAGTCGGCCGGGTAG
- a CDS encoding nitrate/nitrite transporter: MGRTLMTTVTTTTTPESTPAEDGERRGRWLTDWRPEDESFWRLGGARIARRNLLLSVFSEHIGFSVWSLWSVFVLFLTPAYGLSADPKHAAAEKFLLTTLPTALGAGVRLPYTFAVAKFGGRNWTIVSAAALLIPTIVTAALLRPGISFGTLLLLAALAGVGGGNFASSMANINSFYPQRLKGRALGLNAGGGNIGVAAVQLIGLAVLATAGKGHPRVMLAIYIPLIVLAALAAALWMDNIAHVRADKHAMRDACRHADTWIVSVLYIGTFGSFIGFGFAFGQVLQNQFGTHFMTGTKVDPVKIAYLTFLGPLVGSLIRPVGGWLADRIGGARTTLWNFALMAVAAAIVLTASREKSLPLFYVGFLALFVLSGVGNGSTYKMIPAIFRGRAGAAADADPAAVEHESRRLSNAVIGIAGAIGAFGGVLVNLAFRESFLNYGTGDGAYIAFIAYYLLCGALTWAVYLRAASRRGVVI; the protein is encoded by the coding sequence ATGGGAAGGACCCTGATGACGACCGTCACGACAACGACCACACCGGAGTCGACACCCGCCGAGGACGGCGAGCGCCGTGGCCGATGGCTCACGGACTGGCGACCGGAGGACGAAAGTTTCTGGCGCCTGGGCGGGGCCCGGATCGCCCGGCGCAACCTGCTGCTCTCGGTGTTCAGCGAGCACATCGGGTTCTCGGTGTGGAGCCTGTGGTCGGTGTTCGTGCTGTTCCTGACGCCGGCCTACGGGCTGTCCGCCGACCCCAAGCACGCGGCGGCCGAGAAGTTCCTGCTCACGACGCTGCCGACCGCGCTCGGGGCCGGTGTCCGGCTGCCCTACACGTTCGCGGTGGCGAAGTTCGGCGGCCGTAACTGGACCATCGTCAGCGCCGCGGCGCTGCTGATCCCGACGATCGTCACCGCGGCGCTGCTGCGCCCGGGCATCTCGTTCGGCACGCTGCTGCTGCTGGCGGCCCTGGCCGGCGTGGGCGGCGGCAACTTCGCCTCCTCGATGGCCAACATCAACTCCTTCTACCCGCAGCGGCTCAAGGGCCGGGCGCTGGGCCTGAACGCGGGCGGCGGCAACATCGGGGTGGCGGCGGTGCAGCTGATCGGGCTGGCCGTGCTGGCAACGGCCGGCAAGGGCCATCCCCGGGTGATGCTGGCGATCTACATCCCGCTGATCGTGCTGGCGGCCCTGGCCGCGGCGCTGTGGATGGACAACATCGCCCACGTCCGCGCCGACAAGCACGCGATGCGCGACGCCTGCCGCCATGCCGACACCTGGATCGTGTCAGTCCTTTACATCGGGACGTTCGGGTCGTTCATCGGGTTCGGCTTCGCCTTCGGCCAGGTGCTGCAGAACCAGTTCGGCACCCACTTCATGACCGGTACGAAGGTCGACCCCGTCAAGATCGCCTACCTGACCTTCCTCGGCCCGCTGGTCGGCTCGCTGATCCGCCCGGTCGGCGGCTGGCTGGCCGACCGGATCGGCGGCGCCCGCACGACGCTGTGGAACTTCGCCCTGATGGCCGTCGCCGCCGCGATCGTGCTGACCGCCTCCCGGGAGAAGTCGCTGCCGCTGTTCTACGTGGGCTTCCTGGCCCTGTTCGTGCTGTCGGGCGTCGGCAACGGCTCGACCTACAAGATGATCCCGGCGATCTTCCGAGGCCGGGCCGGCGCCGCGGCGGACGCGGACCCGGCGGCGGTCGAACACGAGTCCCGGCGGCTGTCCAACGCCGTCATCGGCATCGCCGGCGCGATCGGCGCCTTCGGCGGGGTACTGGTCAACCTGGCGTTCCGCGAGTCCTTCCTGAACTACGGCACCGGCGACGGCGCCTACATCGCGTTCATCGCCTACTACCTGCTCTGCGGCGCCCTGACCTGGGCGGTTTACCTGCGCGCCGCCAGCCGACGCGGCGTTGTGATCTAG
- a CDS encoding patatin-like phospholipase family protein, translated as MTAPLLPSQPSFSSVPPRDDAGPTTDARPRDAGDDRREQAEPGEVAGRVAFVFQGGGSLAAAQVGMLRALTEAGIVPDLVVGASAGALNAVAYATDPTVAGIERVAAVWTSLRRKDVAPLSLRALAGGLIGRQDGLASSTGLRHLLESGLVATRLEHTVIPAHVVTTDLETGHPLVLSEGDTVQALLATSAYPGVFPPVTLDGRRLIDGGVSADTPVRQAESLGAMTTYVLPSVGPTPGAATPEPVPHGAFALALRALNQILGNAARADMSALHGTVYLLPAPGTTIVNPFDFRGTGALLAAGYRLTRAWLRDATPLQAPAAAAPPAPLRLPLTAPAPGLA; from the coding sequence ATGACCGCTCCGCTGCTTCCGTCGCAGCCGTCGTTTTCCTCGGTCCCGCCGCGGGACGACGCCGGCCCCACGACCGACGCCCGCCCCCGCGACGCGGGCGACGACCGCAGAGAACAGGCCGAGCCCGGCGAGGTGGCCGGGCGGGTCGCGTTCGTCTTCCAGGGCGGCGGCAGCCTCGCCGCGGCGCAGGTCGGCATGCTGCGCGCGCTGACCGAGGCGGGCATCGTCCCGGATCTCGTCGTCGGCGCCTCGGCCGGCGCGCTCAACGCGGTGGCGTACGCGACCGATCCGACCGTGGCGGGCATCGAGCGGGTCGCCGCCGTGTGGACCTCGCTGCGCCGCAAGGACGTGGCACCGCTGTCGCTGCGCGCGCTCGCGGGCGGCCTGATCGGCCGGCAGGACGGGCTCGCCTCCAGCACCGGGCTACGCCACCTGCTGGAGAGCGGCCTGGTGGCCACCCGGCTGGAGCACACCGTGATCCCGGCGCACGTCGTCACCACCGACCTGGAGACCGGGCATCCGCTGGTGCTCTCGGAGGGCGACACGGTCCAGGCCCTGCTGGCCACCTCGGCCTACCCGGGGGTGTTCCCGCCGGTCACCCTGGACGGACGGCGGCTCATCGACGGTGGGGTCAGCGCGGACACCCCGGTCCGCCAGGCCGAGAGCCTCGGCGCGATGACGACCTACGTGCTGCCCTCGGTCGGCCCGACCCCCGGTGCCGCCACGCCGGAGCCGGTCCCGCACGGGGCGTTCGCGCTGGCGCTGCGCGCGCTCAACCAGATCCTCGGCAACGCGGCCCGGGCCGACATGTCCGCCCTCCATGGGACCGTCTACCTGCTGCCCGCCCCGGGCACGACCATCGTCAACCCGTTCGACTTCCGCGGCACCGGAGCGCTGCTGGCCGCCGGCTACCGCCTCACCCGGGCCTGGCTGCGCGATGCCACCCCGCTCCAGGCACCGGCGGCAGCCGCCCCGCCGGCACCACTGCGACTCCCCCTCACAGCCCCGGCCCCCGGCCTGGCCTGA
- a CDS encoding fatty acid desaturase family protein yields MTSEIVAGLRAAQPSPVGVTGARGSEYGELGRQVRHASLLDRRPGWYCARIAVNLGLLAAGWAAFVLVGNSWWQLGIAAFLAVMFTQFAFIGHDAGHRQIVSGRRASNAVGLLHGNLLVGLSFGWWLAKHNRHHSHPNQIDRDPDIGAGAFVFTPADAGRRRGLGRLLTSYQAYLFFPILLLEGLNLHVASVRELVGRRGRLAVVEALLLTVHFTAYLAAVALVLSPVRAVVFVLVHQALFGLYMGCTFAPNHKGMPILARDEPDFLRRQVLTARNIRGGRLTDLVFGGLNYQIEHHLFPSMPRPSLRRAQPLVRAFCEARGLAYQEAGVLGSYGEVLRWLNEIGAPSRHPGRENRLVTAGNLVGLAPRLRTSQGARE; encoded by the coding sequence ATGACGTCGGAGATCGTTGCTGGACTGCGCGCGGCGCAACCGTCCCCGGTGGGGGTGACGGGCGCTCGGGGCAGTGAGTACGGCGAGCTGGGCCGCCAGGTCAGGCACGCGTCGCTGCTGGATCGACGGCCGGGCTGGTACTGCGCGCGAATCGCGGTGAACCTCGGCCTGCTGGCCGCCGGCTGGGCGGCGTTCGTGCTGGTGGGGAACTCGTGGTGGCAGCTGGGCATCGCGGCGTTCCTGGCGGTGATGTTCACCCAGTTCGCCTTCATCGGGCATGACGCCGGGCATCGGCAGATCGTCAGCGGCCGGCGGGCCAGCAACGCCGTGGGCCTGCTGCACGGCAACCTGCTGGTCGGGCTGAGCTTCGGCTGGTGGCTGGCCAAGCACAACCGGCACCACAGCCATCCCAACCAGATCGACCGGGATCCGGACATCGGCGCGGGGGCCTTCGTCTTCACACCCGCCGACGCGGGCCGCCGCCGTGGGCTGGGCCGGCTGCTGACGTCGTACCAGGCCTACCTGTTCTTCCCGATCCTGCTGCTGGAGGGGCTGAACCTCCATGTCGCGAGCGTGCGGGAACTCGTCGGGCGGCGCGGGCGGCTCGCCGTGGTGGAGGCGCTGCTGCTGACCGTGCACTTCACCGCGTACCTGGCCGCCGTCGCCCTCGTCCTGTCGCCGGTCAGGGCGGTGGTCTTCGTGCTCGTCCACCAGGCGCTGTTCGGCCTGTACATGGGCTGCACGTTCGCCCCGAACCACAAGGGGATGCCCATCCTGGCCCGCGACGAGCCGGATTTCCTGCGCCGGCAGGTGCTGACCGCGCGCAACATCCGTGGCGGCCGGCTCACCGACCTGGTGTTCGGCGGGCTGAACTACCAGATCGAGCACCACCTGTTCCCGAGCATGCCGCGCCCGAGCCTGCGCCGGGCGCAGCCGCTGGTCCGCGCGTTCTGCGAGGCCCGCGGTCTCGCCTACCAGGAGGCCGGCGTGCTGGGCTCCTACGGCGAGGTACTGCGGTGGCTGAACGAGATCGGAGCGCCGTCGCGGCATCCGGGCCGGGAGAACAGGCTGGTCACGGCCGGGAACCTCGTCGGCCTCGCACCGCGCCTGCGTACCAGTCAGGGAGCGCGTGAGTGA